From Streptomyces sp. NBC_01551:
CAGTGGCGGCGCGACGACCTGCTGCGGCTGATCCGGCTCACGCCGACCCCCGTGACGACCGTCCTCGCCTCGCGGTACGTGCTGGCCCTGGTCGTGGGCGTGGTGCAGGCGGCCGTGTTCGTCGCGGTGGCGATGGTGCCGGGCTTCGGGCTGGTCCTGGACGGGCGCTGGCCGCTGGCGCTGCCCGCCCTGGTGCTCGGCATCACCGCGTTCCTCGCCATCGGGGTGATCGTCGGCACGTACGCGAACACCCCGGAGGCCGTCGCCGCGATCGCCAACTGCCTGATGGTGCCGATGGCGTTCCTTTCCGGCTCGTTCCTGCCGCTGGACATGATGCCGTCGTGGCTCCAGCAGGTCTCGCGCGTGCTGCCGCTGCGCTACCTCAACGACGCCGCGACCGGCGCGCTCACGGGAACCGGGTCGCTCGGCGCCGTCTGGACCGGGTGCGCGGCGCTGCTCGGCTTCGCCGTCCTCTTCGGCGCGATCGGGCTGAAGACCTTCCGCTGGAGCAACCGGACATGACGCCGCCGTCGCTCGTCGCCCCCGCGGGCGCCGTCCCTGCGCTCGCCCCCGACGGGGCTCCTCTGGAGGCCGCCCGCCGGGACCTCGCCCGGGCGCTGGAGCCGCTCGGCGCCGTCGTGGTGACCCTGGGCGTCCACGACGCCCTGGGGCCGCGCGCCGCCGACCCCTTCGCGGCGGTCCGGCCGGGCGCGACCGTGCACCTGAGCGCGCGGGAGATCCTCGTCGGCCCGTGGGGCGGCGACGGCACCGCCCCGGCGTGCGGCCAGTGCCTGGCCATGCGCCGCCAGCGGCTGCGCAGCCGCAGCGAGCGGGACGCCCTGGAGACCGGCAGCGCGGTGGGCACTGCGGCCGGCCCGGAGTGGCCCCGGCTGTCCCCGTACGTCCACGACGCGGTGCACGCGCTGCACGAGGCCGTCCTCGGCGGTCAGGCCGCCGCTCCCGACGGGTCGGCGGCCGACCGGGCACTGCCCCAGGTGTCGCGGCTGGACCTGGAGACGCTGCGGATCCGCACGTACCCGCTGCTGGCCGACCCGCTGTGCCCGGACTGCGGCCCCCGGGGCACCGACGCGCCCCGGCCGTTCACGCCCG
This genomic window contains:
- a CDS encoding ABC transporter permease; its protein translation is MSAYTALTAAGYRAQVRDKTTLFFTFAFPLLFLVVFGLIFSGQDVEETGRPYISYIAPGVMSWGVANAAVFGIAFTLMQWRRDDLLRLIRLTPTPVTTVLASRYVLALVVGVVQAAVFVAVAMVPGFGLVLDGRWPLALPALVLGITAFLAIGVIVGTYANTPEAVAAIANCLMVPMAFLSGSFLPLDMMPSWLQQVSRVLPLRYLNDAATGALTGTGSLGAVWTGCAALLGFAVLFGAIGLKTFRWSNRT